DNA from Pseudomonas putida:
AGCAGCAGCAGGACAAGGGTTGGCCTTGGCTAGCTACTACTTTGTCAAAGCCGATATAGAAGCGGGCAGATTAGCGCTGGCGACGACTCATCAGATGAGTTTGGAGAAAGCCTACTACTTGGTCTGGCCACGAAACGCTCATCAGCCGGCGGCCCTTGAAACGGTGCGGGAATGGCTCATGGAGCAAGCCAGCCTATAAAAAATCTACTGAATTGAAGAAGTGTTGATGTCTCTCTGCTGAGTGCTGGGCGGTGCTAGTCTCAATTCACCAACAACCCATCCACGCCTCACTCAGGAGGATGTATGTCAGTAGAAAAAGTAGCAATCGTCACTGCCGGCGGCAGCGGCATGGGGGCAGCAGCAGCACGTCGACTGGCTGCTGATGGCTTCAAGGTCGGTATCCTTTCGTCCTCAGGCAAAGGGGAAGCACTGGCGCAAGAACTGGGAGGTATTGGGGTAACCGGTAGTAACCAGTCCAACGAAGACCTGCAACGCCTGGTCGACGCAGTCATTCAAAAATGGGGTCGTATCGACGTTCTGGTAAACAGCGCCGGTCACGGCCCTCGTGCGCCGATTCTCGAGATCAGCGATGAGGATTGGCATAAGGGTATGGAAACATACCTGCTCAATGTGATCCGCCCTACGCGACTGGTGACGCCATACATGCAGCGTCAGAACGGCGGTGCGATCATCAATATTTCTACTGCCTGGGTGTTCGAGCCAAGCGAACTCTTCCCAACCTCTGCAGTGTTCCGTGCCGGCCTGGCGTCGTTTAGCAAAATCTTTGCTGACAAGTATGCTGCCGACAACATTCGCATCAACAACGTGCTGCCTGGTTGGATCGACAGCCTCCCAGCGACAGAAGAGCGCCGTGACGGTGTGCCGCTCAAGCGCTATGGCACCAGTGAAGAGATTGCCGCCACTATCGCCTTCCTGGCGAGCGAAGGGGCCGCCTACATTACCGGCCAGAACATCAAGGTCGATGGCGGGGTTACACGCAGCGTCTGAGTGCCTCCGGGCCGCACGCAGTACGCGGCCCTTTTTCATTTTGGGCGATTGCCATGCTTGATCTGATATTGGCTAAGGTATGGTCAAATTTATCTATACCTGTTGGCGATATTCCAAATCCATTTCGCTTGATGCAACTGGCAACCGTCAATACTGAAGGGCAACCTAAGGTAAGCACTGTTGTCTTGCGACAGGCGGATGAGTCTACGAAGTCGATCATCTTTTATGTGGACAAACGGTCGGCGAAGCTTGCAGAGATACTGGCCGAACCTAGAGTCGGTATTACCTCCGTCGACCCGTCTGGCACGCGTCAACTTCGGATTGAAGGCCTAGGTAAACCGTTGTCGGATGTGTCGCTTCTTGCCAAGCACTGGGAGCAGGCACGAGGAAGAACTCAAGCGCTCTTTCGCCATGGGCGCATACCAGGTGAAGCGATTTCTTTACCTTCAACAGCCTATGAAACGCACATGGATGGCTTCAAAAATTTCGCGTTACTGGCTGTCCAACTAAGACAAATAGAGTGGCTCGATCTTACCCAGGATATCCACCAGCGGGCACGCTTCATTTTGCAAGGCGAGCATTGGCAGGCCGGCTGGATCGCCCCCTAAGACAGGATCAATTTAAATGAGCAGAATCGCTATCCACAGTGATCAGGCGCCGAAAGCTATCGGCCCGTATTCGCAAGCAGTCCACATGGGTGAATTGGTTTTCCTGACAGGGCAAATCGCGCTTCATCCTGAAAAGATGGAGTTAGCTCAGGGGATTGAAGCCCAAACCATCCAGGTGCTCGAGAACCTCCAAGCCGTAGCAAAAGCCGCAGGCGGTAGTTTCTCGGACGTTGGAAAACTCACCATTTACCTGACGGACCTCTCGCACTTCGGTGTCGTGAACGAAATCATGAGCCGTTATTTCGAGGCCCCTTTCCCCGCACGCGCTACCGTGGGGGTTTCCGCCCTCGCGTTGAATGCATTGGTAGCAATTGACGCCATTCTGGTACTTCCTCAAAAAACTGGGTAATCCACCCGCTCTCTTACCGACAAATTTCAGTTCAGCACTGGGCAGCGATCGCGTCTTCTGCCCACGTGAATCACTCTCGATTGTGGCAGGGCAAATAGATGGCCAAGGCAGCCGATCTCGTTGTGCAATGTTTGGAAAGTGAAGGCGTCGAGTATGTGTTCGGCATTCCCGGCGAGGAAAACCTCGACCTGCTGGAATCCCTGCGCAAGTCGAAGATCAAGCTGGTCCTGACCCGTCATGAGCAATCCGCGGGCTTCATGGCCGCCACCTACGGCCGCCTGACCGGCAAGACCGGCGTCAGCCTGTCGACCCTCGGCCCTGGTGCCACCAACCTGGTGACCGCCAGCGCCTACGCCTACCTGGGCGGTATGCCGATGATGATGATCACCGGCCAAAAGCCGATCAAGAAGTCCAAGCAGGGCCGGTTCCAGATCATCGATGTGTGCGGCATGATGGACCCCATCACCAAGTACACCCACCAGTTCGCCTCGGCCGACAACATCCCGGCCCGCATGCGCGAAGCCTTCCGCCTGGCTGAAGAAGAAAAGCCAGGCGCTGTGCACCTGGAACTGCCGGAAGACATCGCCGCCGAGCAGACCGATGCCATGCCGATCCAGCCCAGCCTGCACCGTCGCCCGCTGGCCGAGCACGTGGCCATCGAAGCGGCCGTCGAGAAACTGCGCACCGCCCGCAGCCCGATCCTGGTGATCGGCGCCGGTGCCAACCGCAAGATGACCGCCAAGGTTCTCAAGCAACTGATCGACAAGACGGGCATTCCATTCGTCACCACCCAGCTGGGCAAAGGTGTGGTGGACGAGCGCCATCCAAGCTTCCTGGGCAACGCCGCGCTGTCGTCCGGCGACTTCGTGCACCGCGCCATCGAAGCGGCCGACCTGATCATCAACATCGGCCACGACGTCATCGAGAAACCGCCATTCTTCATGGTGCGTGGCGGTACCGAGGTCATCCACGTCAACTTCCGCTCCGCTGAAGTCGACGCCGTGTACTTCCCGCAGATCGAAGTGATCGGCGACATCGCCAACGCCGTCTGGCAGATTGCCGAAGGCCTGGGCGACACCTCGCATTGGGACTTCACCCGCCTGCTGGCGATCCGCGAAGCCAACGAAGCGCAGATCGCCGAAGGCAAGGACGACGACCGCTTCCCGGTGTACCCGCAGCGTCTGGTCGCCGACATCCGCCGCGTCCTGCCGTCCGAAGGCATCGTGGCCCTGGACAACGGCATCTACAAGATCTGGTTCGCCCGCAACTACAAGGCCCACAAGCCCAACACCGTGCTGCTGGACAATGCCCTGGCGACCATGGGCGCCGGCCTGCCGTCGGCCATGGCGGCGCACCTGGTGTACCCGGACCGTCCGGTCATCTCGGTGTGCGGTGATGGCGGCTTCATGATGAACAGCCAGGAGCTGGAAACCGCAGTCCGCCTGGGCATGCACATCACCGTGGTGATCCTGCGTGACGA
Protein-coding regions in this window:
- a CDS encoding SDR family oxidoreductase, which translates into the protein MSVEKVAIVTAGGSGMGAAAARRLAADGFKVGILSSSGKGEALAQELGGIGVTGSNQSNEDLQRLVDAVIQKWGRIDVLVNSAGHGPRAPILEISDEDWHKGMETYLLNVIRPTRLVTPYMQRQNGGAIINISTAWVFEPSELFPTSAVFRAGLASFSKIFADKYAADNIRINNVLPGWIDSLPATEERRDGVPLKRYGTSEEIAATIAFLASEGAAYITGQNIKVDGGVTRSV
- a CDS encoding pyridoxamine 5'-phosphate oxidase family protein, translated to MLDLILAKVWSNLSIPVGDIPNPFRLMQLATVNTEGQPKVSTVVLRQADESTKSIIFYVDKRSAKLAEILAEPRVGITSVDPSGTRQLRIEGLGKPLSDVSLLAKHWEQARGRTQALFRHGRIPGEAISLPSTAYETHMDGFKNFALLAVQLRQIEWLDLTQDIHQRARFILQGEHWQAGWIAP
- a CDS encoding Rid family detoxifying hydrolase, with protein sequence MSRIAIHSDQAPKAIGPYSQAVHMGELVFLTGQIALHPEKMELAQGIEAQTIQVLENLQAVAKAAGGSFSDVGKLTIYLTDLSHFGVVNEIMSRYFEAPFPARATVGVSALALNALVAIDAILVLPQKTG
- a CDS encoding acetolactate synthase large subunit → MAKAADLVVQCLESEGVEYVFGIPGEENLDLLESLRKSKIKLVLTRHEQSAGFMAATYGRLTGKTGVSLSTLGPGATNLVTASAYAYLGGMPMMMITGQKPIKKSKQGRFQIIDVCGMMDPITKYTHQFASADNIPARMREAFRLAEEEKPGAVHLELPEDIAAEQTDAMPIQPSLHRRPLAEHVAIEAAVEKLRTARSPILVIGAGANRKMTAKVLKQLIDKTGIPFVTTQLGKGVVDERHPSFLGNAALSSGDFVHRAIEAADLIINIGHDVIEKPPFFMVRGGTEVIHVNFRSAEVDAVYFPQIEVIGDIANAVWQIAEGLGDTSHWDFTRLLAIREANEAQIAEGKDDDRFPVYPQRLVADIRRVLPSEGIVALDNGIYKIWFARNYKAHKPNTVLLDNALATMGAGLPSAMAAHLVYPDRPVISVCGDGGFMMNSQELETAVRLGMHITVVILRDDGYGMIRWKQANMGFTDFGLDYGNPDFVKYAEAYGANGHRVESAEGLLPLLEHCIKTPGVHVIDCPVDYSENDRILNMDLRERSAAV